gcaaaaaaaaaaaaaaaaaactacacataaGTTGATTTGAAAGATATGTATGGAAGAGTTGAGTGCAAGAGTAttatgcaataatttttttttatttttaaataaaattttatttttcaatttagcCTACAATAATGCACACATCATTCACAAGATTAGAGAGGAGGGATAGTGTGATAATCACTAGATTAAGATTGGGTCATTGGGCTGGCAAGGGTTGGCAAGCATCCAGACGGCAAATGTTTGTGTGGTAGGCCTAAATTAGAAACCGTGAAGCATTTAGTAATTGAGTGTGAAATTCTTCATGCTGCAAGAAATCGCATGTTTTCTGATCTATTTGTATCCGGAGTCTCAtctttatctttaaaataaattctcgGAAATAAGGAATATGAAACAACAAAGATTGTTATAAGTTTGTTACTCCACAGAGGTCTTTATTTGAGGATTTAATATATGAGATAGAGTTCTTCAGATGAACTGAGGAGGGCGGCAATACGCTATTGAAGCGTCGTAAATaacacaagaagaaaaagaatGTGTTGAGAATCGGTTTGTTGCCCTCTACTGTCTGTGGCGCAGTGGCGCAGTAGTAGTTCTGCTTCCGCCGTCCAAATCATTGTGGAGCTGTGCTCCGAGGCTATCAACAATGATATTTATActtcttttaatttattgttcGTCCTTAGGTACCGGTTTTGAGATGAAGTCTATTTATTGTTCAATTTCTGACAGCTGCGACTGTGACTTCAAACCAGACATAAAAGGTAAGGTGTATGGGATGTTAATAGCCGTCTCTTTAGCATGTAGACAGTTAACATTAGCATCTGTGCTCTGTACTCAGTTGGCTTTTTTTTCCAGCTTCAGTAGATTATTTCTTTTAagaaaactacaacaacaacaacaaaaactttctTTATACCATATTGCCATATTTAACTTAACCAATGGTAGTTGACAGCTAAGTTAACCCCACTGTAAACAAACGAAATGCTACATAGTTCACAGTGTGTCTGCAGCTGTGTTCGTTTAGACTGGAGGAAATTCAAAATTTTGAGATGAAATTACTTGTATGATTTGCTTGATGTCATACCAAAGAGCacataattatatacatataaatttaGCTCTTCAATTTCTAACACCAGAGAGCCACTGcacataaatatttcaaattgtaaCATTTTCACATAACAATAAATGcaccaataaaatgaaaatgaaacattatGATTGACTTTCTGATGAAGAGCATAACAGTCATAGCAGTCGTATAACTGATATCTTATCCTATAAGTAAGTACTTAatcattgtgtttgtttttattcataacaTATTATCTACAATCTTAGTAATCATAACAAGCCAATTTAATATGAGGTAACAGTAAATGTCTCATTAAACAAACTTCTGCTTTGACGTgattatttatctatatatttggAGGTTTTTAATGTATTGGTTTGTCATTATGTCATACGGTAATCTGCGACAGCTGTTCAAGCTCCAGAGAAACAGAAAGCTTTTATTCACAAACCCTCTCAGTCATCCCGACTGTGCCTGTGTTTTAACAGGTTTAGAGTGGGACCTTTATAAAAATCTTTATGGTCAACATATGGCTCAGGATATCGTCTCGGAAGCAGTGGTGAAGTTTTTACAGAATGAGAGCCCCGACAGACCGCTAGTGCTGTCATTCCATGGAGCATCTGGGACTGGGAAAAGTCTGGTCAGCTCTATGATGGGACGACACATCTACGGAACAGCTATGGGCAGCCCATACATCCATCAGTTTGTTCCCACTTTACACTTTCCTTTAGCTGACAGGGTGCAACAATACAGGGTATGTGTATGTTTACTGATATTAACACAAATCTTGTGCAGTTTAATCTTTGCATCCTGGATGAATACcgttttttattaattgtttatctgtttgttcttgttttgtgCACAGTCAGATCTAAAACGCTGGGTCGAGGGAAACCTCACAGCTTGTGCTCGCTCAATCTTCATCTTTGATGAGATGGAGAAAATGCCTCCTGGTGTGATCGATGTTTTAGAACCGCATTTAGGCCCCTTTCATGTTCTGTTCCAGACGAACTACCGTAAGgcgatttatatatttatcaggTAAGTCTGAATGACTCATTAATGGAATaattttgagtctcgttcagcaaaatgaacaaatctttttttgagtcattttgttcatttcttGCATTTTAGCAGAATAAAATTAATATGTTAtgtgttacttccccaacacatctactGCTTACGGAAACGTTGATCacaatacaaacaatacaaaactacaatgctataagaaacagaaaagttaaaataatagttctttcatcacgtgacagccccattaACTTAACCAAAAGGTGCGTTCAACTTGAAGCACAGCTACAGACGGCGATGCAGTCAGGGGACGGAGCTGAAAACAGACACGTCAAGCCGGACACTTTGcatactttatcacagatgaagttaattaaatgcaatatttgtcaaatacacaGATGTTTCGGAAACATTTCTATGaataacagaaacactttttatatactgcttaatacagcaccatcttttcaagaataaagttcaacataatcatatattttttaattactaataa
The sequence above is drawn from the Carassius auratus strain Wakin chromosome 5, ASM336829v1, whole genome shotgun sequence genome and encodes:
- the LOC113079604 gene encoding torsin-2A-like is translated as MIFILLLIYCSSLGTGFEMKSIYCSISDSCDCDFKPDIKGLEWDLYKNLYGQHMAQDIVSEAVVKFLQNESPDRPLVLSFHGASGTGKSLVSSMMGRHIYGTAMGSPYIHQFVPTLHFPLADRVQQYRSDLKRWVEGNLTACARSIFIFDEMEKMPPGVIDVLEPHLGPFHVLFQTNYRKAIYIFISTVGQEVINKVALESRQAGRDREDILPKELEDSIADAVYNNKNSGFYHSRIITEKLITRFVPFLPLLRRHVERCAQRELCQRGECQRADVTLLVGGAMTYTPNDGQYFSSTGCKLVPAKVNLFL